The DNA segment GTTACGCCCCACCTGCCCCGAGGAGTTGGCCAACCCGTCCGGGAACATGCTGCTCGCCGAATTGAGAAGCAGGCGCGGGCTCTCGATCGAGTTGCCGGCCACCGCGACGATGCGGGCCTTCTGGCGCTGCTGCTTGCCGTCCTTGTCGACATAGACGACGGCGGTGGCCTTGCCGGTCTTGTCGTGCTCGATCTTGAGCACCATGGATTGCGGGCGCACCTCGAGATTTCCGGTCTCCTCGCCGCGCGGAATCTCGGCGATCAGCGTCGACCATTTCGCCCCCGACTTGCAGCCCTGGAAGCAGAACCCGATCTGCTGGCAGGCACCGCGGTCATGGCGCGGTTCGCTGTTGATCGCCATGCGGCCGGTCGAGACTTCCTTGTAGCCGATCTTCTTGGCGCCGGCCTCGAACACCTTGAAGTTGTTGTTGCCCGGCAGGCCGGGAATGCCGTTGGTGCGCGTCACGCCCATCCGGTCCTCGGCCTTGGCGTACCAGGGCTCCAGCTCCTTGAGCGTGATCGGCCAGTCCAGCAGATTGGCGCCTTCGAGGCCGCCATAGGTCGTGTGGGTCTTGAACTCGTGCTCCTGCAGGCGCAGCGAGGCGCCGGCCCAGTGCACGGACGAGCCGCCCACCGCCTTGACGATCCAGGCCGGCAGATTCGGGAAGTTCTTGTGCACCCGCCATGAGCCGGAGGTGGTGCGCATATCGGTCCAGGCGAGCTGGGCGAAGCTGTCCCACTCGTTGTTGATGAAGTCTTCCATCTCGTGGCGCTGGCCGGCCTCGAGAATCACGACCTTGACGCCCTTGAGGGCGAGCTCGGTACCCAGCGTGCCGCCACCGGCGCCGGAGCCGACGATGACGACCACGGAATCGTCGTTGAGATCGAAGGGTGCTGACATGGGTGCGTCCTCCGCTCAGAGCCAGGTGATGTCGTTGAAGCCGCGGTCGATGTAACCGCCCTTGTCGGCCGAGGAGCCCTCATAGCCAAAGATCGGCCAGATCTCCTCCTGGTTGTAGAGCCCCACAACCAGCCCACCGCGCACCTTCTGGAAGAAGGCACTGTCCTCGATCTCGCGCAGCAGCGCGGTGCGCTGCTCCTCCCAGCCGATATCGGCATAGGGCACGCCGTGCCGGGCCTTCGCCAGGGTGTCGAGGGTGATCACGCCCTCCTCCACCAGCGTCTTCATCGCCGGATCAGTGCCCGCGCCGGTCTCATAGGGCTTCATCGCGATGGCGTAGAAACGGTCTGAGACCTTGTCGTGGGGATAGACGTCGCGGGCCATGACGATGAGCGTGCGCATC comes from the Ancylobacter pratisalsi genome and includes:
- a CDS encoding GMC family oxidoreductase, producing the protein MSAPFDLNDDSVVVIVGSGAGGGTLGTELALKGVKVVILEAGQRHEMEDFINNEWDSFAQLAWTDMRTTSGSWRVHKNFPNLPAWIVKAVGGSSVHWAGASLRLQEHEFKTHTTYGGLEGANLLDWPITLKELEPWYAKAEDRMGVTRTNGIPGLPGNNNFKVFEAGAKKIGYKEVSTGRMAINSEPRHDRGACQQIGFCFQGCKSGAKWSTLIAEIPRGEETGNLEVRPQSMVLKIEHDKTGKATAVVYVDKDGKQQRQKARIVAVAGNSIESPRLLLNSASSMFPDGLANSSGQVGRNYMRHMTGSVYGIFEQPVHMYRGTTMAGIVRDEAGFDTKRGFVGGYEMETLSLGLPFMAAFLDPGAWGRSFTSAMDGYVNMAGLWIVGEDMPQETNRVTLNTDIKDKNGLPVADVHFDDHPNDIAMRNHAYQQGSAMYQSVGAVRTMPTPPYPSTHNLGTNRMSEKPRDGVVNKHGQTHDIPNLFIADGSQFTTGGAENPTLTIVALALRQADFIASEMSKKTI
- a CDS encoding gluconate 2-dehydrogenase subunit 3 family protein, whose translation is MTTLIDRRGPSRRTLLGMVGATGALMISGLAVINPREAWGLEVTNLKPETMRTLIVMARDVYPHDKVSDRFYAIAMKPYETGAGTDPAMKTLVEEGVITLDTLAKARHGVPYADIGWEEQRTALLREIEDSAFFQKVRGGLVVGLYNQEEIWPIFGYEGSSADKGGYIDRGFNDITWL